One Cydia splendana chromosome 21, ilCydSple1.2, whole genome shotgun sequence genomic region harbors:
- the LOC134801304 gene encoding uncharacterized protein LOC134801304 has product MAVTRRGYIFGAFLSGVLSVLLIIVAVSSDSWIVSTASAELDVAESDIQYGLFRGELVLRSLGTPTFNTLFMTCLPEENACAVSCKTERAARVEDVRALAQGNAPSLACGSITTVQVLDPPNEPAVISFGFYISLLVVLFLQLLFAIIAAGLAIINSTKNPTEPMFGLPGCLWSNVVTSVLGFTSLLMFGIYWAASGLKSHLALSYIAGGDYAFTAGLGYSFWLLLVALLCSVANVGLIELRRYLLERDPPPPVIKVENHSDGTIFLY; this is encoded by the exons ATGGCGGTGACACGGCGCGGGTACATTTTCGGAGCATTTCTGTCTGGCGTGTTAAGTGTGCTCTTGATTATTGTAGCCGTGTCCAGTGACAGTTGG ATAGTCTCAACCGCGTCAGCAGAACTGGATGTAGCGGAAAGCGACATCCAATATGGGTTGTTCAGAGGAGAGCTGGTGCTTCGAAGTCTGGGGACACCCACTTTCAATACGCTGTTTA TGACATGTCTGCCTGAGGAAAACGCGTGTGCAGTCAGCTGCAAGACTGAGAGGGCAGCCAGGGTTGAAGAC GTTCGTGCTTTAGCCCAAGGAAATGCCCCTAGCCTCGCGTGTGGGTCCATTACGACCGTGCAAGTACTCGATCCAC CCAACGAGCCAGCAGTGATTTCCTTCGGCTTCTACATCAGCCTTCTGGTGGTCCTGTTCCTCCAGCTCCTGTTTGCGATAATAGCAGCCGGCCTGGCCATCATCAACTCCACTAAGAACCCAACGGAACCCATGTTTGGGTTGCCCG GCTGTCTATGGAGCAACGTAGTTACATCAGTGCTAGGTTTCACATCATTACTGATGTTCGGAATCTACTGGGCCGCTTCAGGCCTTAAGAGCCACCTGGCCCTTTCGTACATAGCGGGAGGCGACTACGCGTTCACGGCGGGCCTGGGATATTCTTTCTG GCTTCTTCTAGTAGCTCTGCTGTGTTCCGTGGCCAACGTAGGCCTCATCGAGCTCCGTCGGTACCTGCTAGAACGGGACCCGCCACCGCCAGTCATCAAAGTCGAAAACCATTCCGATGGAACCATATTTTTGTACTAA
- the LOC134801364 gene encoding uncharacterized protein LOC134801364, which translates to MYSRFIVINDPDDAFTVLNSCLKKSYFYNVVFGWFGDGLLTSDVSKWKRNRKLLNPTFSQHVLDGFLDVFNRQAALLAQDMEPKAGTGEFDPTELFLEATLEAVCQTAVGISLDDQSVIDSEYKKAIAVAFEGSAQRLGKFWLHPDFLYQFSGLRKRIEEAVAVIRNMSKTVFNKRRAERQQTKLATTSSRRFLAFLDLLLELGDEGSFADEQILRELDVFIAAGLETSARALVSIMVFLGTYTDVQDKLYQERADLAGAGRVHRGGPGDLGAGARLHHGVPWDIYGRARQTIPGVSSDNTTCPTMAAGRFLAFLDLLLELGDEGSFADEQILRELDVFIAAGLETSARALVSIMVSDNTTCPTMAAGRFLAFLDLLLELGDEGSFADEQILRELDVFIAAGLETSARALVSIMVFLGTYTDVQDKLYQEIISVLGPSSYLGKEDMSRLVYTEAIIKEALRLSPVIPVIGREVDKDIKLKNYTLPAGSGCAVLFWGIHRLPIWGADRLQFRPERWLDPSRVPSSPGAFCGFSLGRRNCIGKPYAYMVVKTMLVHLVRKYRVSADYSKVKLKFDLVLKYVEGQHISLQLREWFWENGKEVSEAAEKAGGVITLWAGPRVIFAINDPDDAFTVLNSCLEKSYYYRLGSSWVGYGLLTSNVPTWKRHRKLMNPTFSQHVLDGFLDVFNRQAAILAQDMEPKAGKGEFIPMEYITERTLEAVCQTVIGISLDDRSVINKEYKSAIEDGLYVIAERLASFWLQPEICYRFSGLRKIMDKAMVRVHNMSRTVKQPVKSLIATFNQMAERRMLNKRRSERLEARHASTTPSRFIAFLDLLLDLTEDGSFTDEQIQEELDTLIAAGYDTSSRALLSTLVLVGTYQEVQEKMYQEIMSVLGSSVDLVKEDMPRLVYTEAVIKEVLRLSPVAPFVAREVEKEVKLKNYTIPAGSECAVTFWGIHRLPIWGPDRLEFRPERWLDPFTLPQSPSAFCGFSLGRRNCIGKTYALMSMKTALVHLIRKYRITADHSKVKLKYAVLLEYAAGHEISLELRE; encoded by the exons AAACCGCCGTCGGTATTTCTCTGGACGACCAATCGGTCATCGACAGTGAATACAAGAAAGCCATTGCAGTCGCCTTCGAGGGTTCCGCTCAGCGGTTGGGCAAATTCTGGCTTCACCCCGACTTCCTGTATCAGTTCTCTGGACTTCGGAAACGCATTGAAGAAGCGGTGGCTGTCATTCGCAACATGTCCAAAACC gtGTTTAACAAAAGACGAGCAGAAAGGCAGCAAACTAAGCTCGCCACAACGTCAT CACGTCGCTTCTTGGCGTTCCTCGACCTGCTTCTGGAGCTGGGGGATGAGGGGTCATTCGCAGACGAACAGATCTTGCGGGAGCTGGACGTGTTCATCGCGGCCGGGCTGGAGACCTCGGCGCGGGCGCTCGTCTCCATCATGGTGTTCCTTGGGACATATACGGACGTGCAAGACAAACTATACCAGGA ACGAGCAGATCTTGCGGGAGCTGGACGTGTTCATCGCGGCGGGCCTGGAGACCTCGGCGCGGGCGCTCGTCTCCATCATGGTGTTCCTTGGGACATATACGGACGTGCAAGACAAACTATACCAGGAGTAAGTTCTGATAATACAACATGTCCGACCATGGCAGCAGGTCGCTTCTTGGCGTTTCTCGACCTGCTTCTGGAGCTGGGGGATGAGGGGTCGTTCGCAGACGAGCAGATCTTGCGGGAGCTGGACGTGTTCATCGCGGCCGGCCTGGAGACCTCGGCGCGGGCGCTCGTCTCCATCATGGT TTCTGATAATACAACATGTCCGACCATGGCAGCAGGTCGCTTCTTGGCGTTTCTCGACCTGCTTCTGGAGCTGGGGGATGAGGGGTCGTTCGCAGACGAGCAGATCTTGCGGGAGCTGGACGTGTTCATCGCGGCGGGCCTGGAGACCTCGGCGCGGGCGCTCGTCTCCATCATGGTGTTCCTTGGGACATATACGGACGTGCAAGACAAACTATACCAGGA GATAATCTCGGTTCTGGGCCCAAGTTCGTATTTGGGAAAAGAAGATATGTCGAGACTCGTGTACACGGAGGCGATCATAAAGGAAGCTCTTCGTCTCAGTCCGGTTATCCCAGTTATAGGACGGGAAGTGGACAAAGACATCAAACTTA aGAATTACACGCTCCCAGCTGGCAGCGGCTGCGCGGTACTGTTCTGGGGTATCCACCGGCTGCCGATCTGGGGCGCGGACCGCCTGCAGTTCAGGCCGGAGCGATGGCTGGACCCCTCCAGGGTGCCGAGTAGCCCCGGGGCGTTCTGCGGCTTCAGCTTGGGAAGGAGGAACTGCATTG GAAAACCTTATGCATATATGGTTGTGAAAACCATGCTGGTCCATTTGGTGCGTAAGTACCGAGTCTCGGCTGACTACAGTAAGGTGAAACTGAAGTTTGATCTGGTACTCAAGTACGTGGAGGGACAACACATTTCGTTACAACTGAGGGAAT GGTTCTGGGAGAATGGCAAGGAAGTCAGCGAGGCCGCTGAAAAGGCCGGAGGCGTCATTACTCTGTGGGCTGGCCCCAGGGTCATATTCG CTATCAACGATCCAGACGACGCCTTTACCGTGCTAAATTCGTGTTTGGAGAAAAGTTACTACTATAGACTGGGTTCCAGCTGGGTTGGCTACGGATTGCTTACTTCTAATG TGCCGACATGGAAACGTCACAGAAAGCTGATGAACCCGACCTTCAGCCAGCATGTGCTGGATGGGTTCCTGGATGTCTTCAACCGACAGGCGGCGATACTAGCGCAGGACATGGAACCGAAGGCCGGGAAAGGAGAGTTCATTCCTATGGAGTATATTACGGAGAGGACCCTTGAGGCTGTCTGTC AAACCGTCATCGGCATCTCCCTGGACGACCGGTCAGTTATCAACAAGGAATACAAGAGTGCGATTGAAGACGGCTTATACGTCATCGCTGAGCGGCTGGCCAGCTTTTGGCTCCAACCCGAAATCTGCTACCGGTTCTCTGGACTCCGAAAAATCATGGACAAAGCTATGGTTCGCGTCCATAACATGTCAAGAACCGTAA AACAACCAGTCAAGTCATTGATCGCAACATTTAACCAGATGGCTGAACGTCGT ATGCTAAACAAGCGAAGATCTGAAAGACTGGAAGCTAGGCATGCCAGTACAACAC CAAGCCGTTTCATCGCATTCCTGGACCTTCTGTTGGACCTGACAGAAGACGGGTCGTTCACCGACGAGCAGATTCAGGAGGAGCTGGACACGCTCATCGCAGCAGGATACGACACCTCGTCACGAGCGCTGCTGTCCACTCTGGTGCTCGTTGGCACGTATCAGGAGGTGCAGGAGAAAATGTATCAGGA GATAATGTCAGTCCTTGGCTCCAGTGTGGATTTGGTCAAAGAAGACATGCCGAGACTGGTGTACACGGAGGCGGTGATCAAGGAGGTGCTCCGGCTTAGCCCGGTGGCTCCTTTCGTCGCCCGGGAGGTCGAGAAGGAGGTTAAACTGA AAAATTACACCATCCCAGCTGGGAGCGAATGCGCCGTGACGTTCTGGGGTATTCACCGGCTGCCGATCTGGGGCCCGGATCGCCTCGAATTCAGGCCAGAGCGGTGGCTGGACCCCTTCACTCTGCCGCAGAGCCCTAGCGCTTTCTGCGGATTTAGCCTTGGCAGGAGGAACTGCATAG GAAAGACCTACGCACTGATGTCAATGAAGACCGCATTGGTGCACCTGATACGGAAGTACCGAATCACGGCCGACCACAGCAAAGTGAAGCTCAAGTACGCTGTGCTACTCGAGTACGCGGCCGGGCACGAAATCTCTTTGGAATTGAGAGAGTAA